The genomic window tgccaaaaatatcaaacatcattgaagagcattttggaaacattggatgcattttccagggttatttgcccttcttttaattaaattattgaggctttcaaatttccttagttcaactttcagaatttagacatgatgcatagatgcaatgccactaattacaagcattattctagggctgtgacacaaaTGCATAAGTGGGCGGAGCCGGATACAGAACACGTTCTAGTCGAAGTAGACTTCATGCCATGCGCGCCGCCATCATAGTCCCCCCCATAGGGTTACAATTAATGATAATTAAGGGTTACTCCGTGGACACGGCCTCTCTAAGGGTTCTCCGGTATTTCCCTATCAGTTGTAACGGCGAGGAATCAAAGGCTTTTACTGTCACATCGAATTACCCCAATGCCCCAACCATTCACCGACAGTAGTTCCTCTACGACCTATATGGCAATAGTGCGATCGAGGTCTCCTCTCAACACTCGTGAGAACACTAACTCGAATCATGAACAGAAGATATTGGATCACATCAAGAATCATAAAGGGTTCAATCATATCCTCAAGAACTAATGTAATTACTCAAACAAGTTAATGGTACACATAGAGGGGTCAAGTTACAAGCCGGCATCATGCCGGTGAAGGGAGAAGgcatggtggtgatgatgatggcggcggTGGCACAGTGAAGATGGTATGTCAAAGTCTTCCATTGATCCCCTCAACAAATACCTTGGGTTGCAAGGCTcatgcctcaacccataccttaccgaactactcacaTATGAAGATCAGATCGCAGGAAGAAAACATTGAAGAAGACATCTTGAGATTGATTGATTGCAATATGTCTTACATTGGATGCCTTGTGCAATGCATGATTACACGTATGAATGAGATGGATGAGCACTATGATGGTGGTGGAGATGACTATGACGATGGCGGCTACTAGGGTTTATGGAAGAGGGTGATGATGAAGAGGTTCTGCCTTCTGTGCTCGTCCTTCTGTTAACATTTCGACGGGGTCTCTTTAACGGAAGTTGTTCAGGTGGACGATTTACCTCAAAATTCATGCCAAACGGGCGCTCATACGGATATGGGCGCGGAACACCGTCTTTTGTGTTGTCTTCGCGCAAACGCTTCCTATTGATTCGTTCTTCCTCCATTCTCTTTCCATTCCATTTCCTCACGTGATTTCTTCCATTTTTAGCTCATTTCCTGTGGAAACACATCAAAGATAGGATTTGTGAAATCCTTTACGTTCATTAGTCATTAGTACCAATATCGGAACGAATATATCTTTTTAGTTGAAATATCTCAATTTAAACAAAGgtgaaatgagtgtaaaaatatcactcatcaactACTCGTAttcataaggaattccttctttttcgagagtcattcggaaagaactccaaagttaagtgtggtCAGCTTTGagcaatttcaggatgggtgaccgactgggaagttgGTCCCAGGtatgcacgagtgaggacaaagtgcgtaggaaagactagtgttgatctgtggggccagtctagatcccgccaggggTAACGGCCAGTAACTgatgggtgtgtccggggcgttacaagttggtatcagaactGGCCCTCGCGGTTACACTGATGTTTGCGGgccaggtgcgtggtcatgttgtgcatgacaTTTGTGACCCGTCATGGCACACAACATGGCACATGTGTCGGACTGGACACACAAACGTATGTGCCAAGAGAAAACGTTCCTGTGGGCCAACAAGGACGACGGTTTctttgagtgggggtgtatgtgatagcctaggTTAATAGAGGTGATAAACTACTCATATTAATatggaattccttcttttccggaaccTCATTCggaagaactccaaagttaagtgtgttAAGCTTGAagcaatttcaggatgggtgaccgtctaAAAAGTTGGtccaggtgcacatgagtgagtaTAAAGTGCGCAGGGAAAACTAGTGTTGatatgtggggccagtctagaccCCCTCAGAAGTAACGGTCAGTAAccgacgggtgtgtccggggcgttacactgttggagatgccctaagactgAAGTTCAACACTCCAATAGTCCAGCCCAATGATCAAATATCAAACATAGCACGAATAAGGTTGCGTAAGCCAGGACAGATTCGGATGGGGGGAAACTGGGGCGATCTAGGTTCCACGGAGGGATTCAACAAGCAAATAGAAAAAATATAACAAGCAGGGCCAAGTTTTAGTCGTTCGACTCTGAAAACCTGGACTAGTCGAGACTAGTCAATTGAGTCACTTGACTCAGCCAATTAGTCGAGGCGACCTTGCAGTTACGACTTCGTTCGATTTGAAAACCATGGTCCGGAGGCTCTCATGGTCAAATAAATCACGAACCAGCTCAACATCCCATTGTTCCGAAACCGGGTCGATCAGCTCTGCAACCTTGTTGAGCAAGGCCTGCCCCCTGAGCGACCGTGTCTTTCTCCTTGGCAACCAGGGGTCTTGCCAAATGTCAATCTGAGTACCGTCGCCCACGCGCCACACTACTCCCTCTTTTAAGAGCTCGACACCTCTCAGGACGCTCCTCCATGCATATGACATGTTCGGTACCAGTTCTGCTTACATGGCCTTCAGGACTGCTGCACAAAGGGAGTCCGGGTTCTGCAGGAGGCGCCAACCTTACCGAGCAAGCATGGCTAAGTTAAACATTTGCAAATCCCTGACCCCAACCTTGCCGAGCTAGCTAGTCCGAATcatagtgtcaaaaagcgtcttatattTTTGATGCAGAGCGAGTATGTGTGATGTACTATTCCTACTGATACAGCAGCTTGCATCAATAGGCAGAAAATGCCAGTTAACCATACCTGCATGCTTATGGACAATTAAATAATTCGTTGGTTAATTAAGATCATTTGTGGGCTTAATTAGACAAGTACTGTTGTATCGGTTCATTTTGTCCAGCTTTTGCACGTGTAATCAACTCAGTTGTGTGGCATGGCAGTTTAACTATTGACGGACCGGCACTCTATCTCTGGTATTTGGAAGATATCAATATCCTGGCCGGAGCTATAACTCAATTTGTGATGTTTCAAAATAGTAAAAAAATCAAGATTTTCCAGAACATTTCTATCATTCTTTCGGATTTTTTTGAGATATATTTTCTTAAGATTGCTGCGCCTTTTTTATGGTCTAGTAAGAAGGTAGAGTATGTGCCTTGAAAATGTCTCACCACAGCATTTTTGCTTTGCGCACACTGGAGTAACATGCTAGGCTCTCCTCATATAACATAGGAACAAAAGGAATAATTTCAGAGTCCATTCTATTCATCTCCGCCGCTAACTCTTCTTTGGAGCATGTCAAACTATTCCCTGAAGAAGTTGAAGGCATATCAAGAAGTGGACTACTGGCAAGCTGCACCTGATCAAGTGAATGCAGATTTAGAATTGTTTGCTCTACTGGATCATATAGACCTATTTTCCTCCCAGTGTTGAGCAGGATCCTCCCATGATCAGGACCAACAGCTAATGGCACCACAATACTTGTCTTGAGGGAATAGCCAGGACATGCTTCCAGGTTAATTGTGTATGCTCTGCCCCATTGGCCATGCTCTAGCTTCCATACATCTAATATGTCTGCCACTGGATCTGCTAGGACAGCGCATAATACTCCCTCAAGCTCAACAACAAATGCACGACAGCTGTTTCTGCTATTCCATCTTGCAAACCACGAAGGACACGGGACGACATCGAACGTTCTTTTAGCAAGGTTGAATGAGACAATGGCCCATTCACAGCACTGTCCCAACCTTGGTTCACTCATCCAGTACAGCATTCCTTCAACATAGGCCGGTGGCATATCATTCACAGGCAGAGGAGGTACCGAGATCTGTTGGGCAGCACTCCAAGAGTTACACCAGTATAACGCGCATGTCATGTCATACTGACGAGATTTGAAGTCCTTCCGGTGATAGAAGATTTCCACGATAACATGTTGACGAGTCGAAGGGCTGAAAGTCAAGCCAACATTTTTATTGCCGACTGTAAAAGCATGCTCTTCTGCTTTAGGCATTCTCGAGGGAAGGTGCAAATTTGGCCCCAGGTTACGGTAAACCCTGTGGAAACCTGTACATGGATTGCAGAGATAGTCCTTCGTCTCGGTGCTTACCAAGTTCAGCCCATGGCAAGGCTTAGAGCAAACCACCTTCGTATCAAGCAATGTACTGTGACTAGGAGCTTCTTGGAGGCATTTATTCAATGGAGCGAAACTGAAGCTCAACTGTCCAGTGCTCTTGACCACAAGCATGAACTTAGGTCTTTTGTCCATGTTCTTATGCTGAAAGTATGACCGAATGAAGTTTTCACTCTCAATCAATCTGAACCACTTCTTGCAGACAAATTTGTACTGTATGGCTGATTTAGCTGGGAGGCGGAGTAGGATCTCTCGAGTCACCTTTGCCAGGTCAGATGACAAGGCTTCATCTGTTCTATGCACGGGAGCAAGGGTCTCTTGAATGAAACCGAATCTTGAACTAGGACAAGCATATTCTGGAATTGAGTGTGTCTCCGTGATTGAAAGAATGGTTTCCAGAGCCTCAGACCTAGGGTCATAGGTGTGAACCATTTTCTGATACTTGTTGAAAATCTTGTGCATGCTAGTAGTGATGATTATCTTCTTCCTTGGTGACCTGTAACTACGAAAAGATCCAATAACTCTCAAAATTTGTGACTGACGCAAATCTCTTGCCAGGTGCCCCGACAAATGAATTCGATGATTCAGTAACCAGTCATCAGAGCTATAGTCCAGCAGTTTCCAGATCTCCAAAGTGTTACTACCATGAGGGATTCTGTTGCGAACCAAACATAGTTGCTCATCCATCTCCATTAGTTGCTCTCCTGATGAGGCCAACCAGGAGGCCGGCGGCGCTCCTGGTACCCAGAAGGGCGGTGACCGGATACATGCGAAGGTCTCCTCTGCAACCGAAAAGGACATGATGGCAACACTTGGAGTCGTGATGAAATAGGAAGGGTTCATCAACCAGTGCAGGCAACCATTGGCAAACACAGGAGATAATTTGTTGGTACACGCATTGCTAACAGCGGCACGTGCAAATTCACGCAGGTTGGAGGGTACTCCTCCGGCGGCAGGCCTCCAACAATCCCCAAAACGGCCTCCAGTCGTGTACACCTCGCACCTCACCAACTTCAAGTCTCTCTCATGAACCAACCCATTGATCAACCTGACCACCTTGTGCTCGTCTGTGTGGGCATCAAACCCCAGCCCAGCAGTGGACTTGGATCCTCGTACAGCGGAAGGCGGCAGACGCGTGGCAGCCCGTGTGGCCGCGTTGCAGATGTAGTAGGCCGTGTCGAGAGCATCATAGAGAAGCGTGAGGCCATGGCACGGTGCGGGCGTCACTACTTCCACACAGTTGCCACGGGCACCTTCGATGGTGAACAGTAAGTCCCCGCGATCTCTGGGGCGGCCTGATGATGATGACCGCGAGAAGGAACACGAGTAGACTGTGGTGGAGTCGAATGTGGCGGTAGGCGAGATGTACATCAGCTTGGCTGGTGGTGCCGGCCGCCTTGCGGCCTTAGCTGCTGCCATGTGGAGGCGGCGGAATTCGTCAGAAGATAGCAGCGCAGCCCAGCTGCGGCAAACTGCCCGGAAGCGGAAGACAGATTTGATGGGGAGCCACTGCAGCACCTCCATGATCATCTCGTAGGGAAGCGATGCCGCGCAACCATCTCGTGCAGTGGCCATGTGTACCCCCCTTCGCCTCCCCTTGGTGACCTCCCTCGGCATGGTATCCTCCCCCCTGCTGCTATCCATCTTCAACGCCCAATCGAGGTCTGACATACCCTAGAAAAAATCGAGGCCTGAGATACCCTAGAAAAAATCGAGGTCTGAGATGCAATCAACACATGGggaaaataacaaaaataaaatcacTGCTGTCAGTATTAGCTAGCTCATTCAACTGATGGAATCAAACAACTTGGATCTAGTCTAGGGTGAAAATACTAGAGCAGAAGGGGATCTGGTTCCTCGTCGACCATGAAAAAAGATGAAGAGATAGTCCGTTACCGATGGGAAGGCGGGGTCGAATCGCGTCCTGCGGGCTCAGAGTTCCTTCAGCAGGAGGATTGGCGTCCCCTTGGCGGAGGCGAGGCGCAGGAAAAGACTCGTTTTTTTCCCAACTGAGGAAGAAACAGCGCAAGGAGAGAGAGGGAGCTCCTATATGACGCACCACGCGCTGAGAAGCAGCGAGCGCCCTTCCGGGCCGGCCCATGTGCGGCCGGCACGCCGCCTGTTTTGTTTTCGTctattccttttcctttttttcttttcttcaatAATTCAGGATATCAACAGCTTCTAAATTTCAGTAAAAGTTgctaattttgaaaaaaaacatgatTTCGAAAACAAATCATTATTTCAAAAAGATGCTCGGgaactaaaaaaatgttcatgataaaaaaaaagttcatgcattcgccaaatgttcacgaatttgcaaaaaaatgttcatgattacaaaaaat from Triticum aestivum cultivar Chinese Spring chromosome 3B, IWGSC CS RefSeq v2.1, whole genome shotgun sequence includes these protein-coding regions:
- the LOC123071486 gene encoding uncharacterized protein, coding for MSDLDWALKMDSSRGEDTMPREVTKGRRRGVHMATARDGCAASLPYEMIMEVLQWLPIKSVFRFRAVCRSWAALLSSDEFRRLHMAAAKAARRPAPPAKLMYISPTATFDSTTVYSCSFSRSSSSGRPRDRGDLLFTIEGARGNCVEVVTPAPCHGLTLLYDALDTAYYICNAATRAATRLPPSAVRGSKSTAGLGFDAHTDEHKVVRLINGLVHERDLKLVRCEVYTTGGRFGDCWRPAAGGVPSNLREFARAAVSNACTNKLSPVFANGCLHWLMNPSYFITTPSVAIMSFSVAEETFACIRSPPFWVPGAPPASWLASSGEQLMEMDEQLCLVRNRIPHGSNTLEIWKLLDYSSDDWLLNHRIHLSGHLARDLRQSQILRVIGSFRSYRSPRKKIIITTSMHKIFNKYQKMVHTYDPRSEALETILSITETHSIPEYACPSSRFGFIQETLAPVHRTDEALSSDLAKVTREILLRLPAKSAIQYKFVCKKWFRLIESENFIRSYFQHKNMDKRPKFMLVVKSTGQLSFSFAPLNKCLQEAPSHSTLLDTKVVCSKPCHGLNLVSTETKDYLCNPCTGFHRVYRNLGPNLHLPSRMPKAEEHAFTVGNKNVGLTFSPSTRQHVIVEIFYHRKDFKSRQYDMTCALYWCNSWSAAQQISVPPLPVNDMPPAYVEGMLYWMSEPRLGQCCEWAIVSFNLAKRTFDVVPCPSWFARWNSRNSCRAFVVELEGVLCAVLADPVADILDVWKLEHGQWGRAYTINLEACPGYSLKTSIVVPLAVGPDHGRILLNTGRKIGLYDPVEQTILNLHSLDQVQLASSPLLDMPSTSSGNSLTCSKEELAAEMNRMDSEIIPFVPMLYEESLACYSSVRKAKMLW